The following coding sequences lie in one Peribacillus frigoritolerans genomic window:
- a CDS encoding amino acid permease produces the protein MQNSKESQLHRGLEERHIALMSLGAAIGVGLFLGSASAIKLAGPAIIISYAIGGLMIYLIMRALGEMAIKNPVAGSFSRYASEFVGPLAGYITGWNYWFVWIATCMAEITAVGIYMQFWFPDTPQWAWALAALAIMTTINFLAVKAYGELEFWFALIKIVTIILMIVLGFGMIIFGLGNGGIAVGFGNLVENGGFFPNGISGVILSFQMVMFAYLGIEMLGVTAGEVKNPEKSLKRAIDTVFYRILLFYVLALTVILSITPWDEMNGENSPFVMMFDKIGIPGAAGIIQFVVLTAALSSCNSGIFSTGRMLFNLAQQGESPKSFERTTKSGVPGVAIIVSAIVLLFGVYLNYMEADKVFTYVTSVATFGALWTWGTILVTQIMSRRKMSQGEKQGLSYKMPLFPFTSYFTLAFLVFVMVVLGFSADTRIALIVGPIWILLLVALYYVTGLHKRKR, from the coding sequence ATGCAAAACTCCAAAGAATCTCAACTGCATAGAGGTTTGGAAGAAAGACATATCGCATTAATGTCTCTTGGCGCAGCCATTGGAGTCGGTCTATTTCTCGGCTCGGCATCTGCGATTAAATTAGCCGGCCCAGCCATCATCATTTCTTATGCCATCGGCGGGCTTATGATCTATCTTATCATGCGTGCACTAGGTGAAATGGCGATAAAAAATCCTGTCGCAGGCTCTTTCAGTCGCTATGCAAGCGAATTTGTCGGTCCTCTTGCCGGGTATATAACCGGATGGAATTACTGGTTCGTTTGGATCGCCACCTGTATGGCTGAAATTACGGCAGTAGGAATCTATATGCAATTTTGGTTCCCTGATACTCCGCAATGGGCTTGGGCGTTAGCCGCACTTGCCATCATGACAACGATTAACTTTCTTGCTGTAAAAGCATACGGTGAATTGGAGTTTTGGTTCGCCCTTATTAAAATCGTAACGATCATCCTTATGATCGTCCTTGGCTTCGGAATGATCATCTTTGGACTGGGGAACGGCGGAATCGCGGTCGGATTCGGCAACCTTGTTGAAAATGGAGGATTTTTCCCGAATGGGATTTCTGGTGTCATCCTCTCATTCCAAATGGTCATGTTCGCCTATTTGGGAATTGAAATGCTCGGTGTAACCGCAGGTGAAGTTAAAAACCCTGAAAAATCTTTAAAAAGAGCCATCGATACCGTTTTTTATCGAATTTTACTTTTTTACGTTTTAGCTCTGACAGTCATTTTATCAATCACTCCATGGGATGAAATGAATGGAGAAAACAGCCCATTCGTTATGATGTTTGATAAAATCGGTATTCCAGGCGCAGCAGGGATCATTCAGTTTGTCGTACTGACAGCAGCCCTTTCATCTTGTAACAGCGGGATCTTCAGTACAGGAAGAATGTTATTCAACCTAGCGCAGCAAGGTGAATCACCAAAAAGTTTCGAACGTACAACAAAGTCAGGCGTTCCTGGCGTTGCCATTATCGTTTCGGCTATCGTGCTTCTTTTCGGTGTTTACCTTAACTACATGGAAGCGGATAAAGTTTTCACTTACGTCACAAGTGTCGCCACATTCGGTGCACTCTGGACATGGGGAACCATACTTGTCACGCAGATCATGTCTAGACGAAAAATGAGTCAGGGAGAAAAACAAGGCTTGTCTTACAAGATGCCTCTTTTCCCATTCACTTCTTATTTCACTTTAGCCTTTTTAGTATTCGTAATGGTAGTACTCGGTTTTTCAGCAGATACGAGAATCGCTTTAATCGTTGGTCCGATTTGGATCTTACTGTTGGTAGCCCTGTATTATGTGACCGGCTTGCATAAACGGAAAAGATAA
- a CDS encoding DUF4349 domain-containing protein codes for MNRKTMMFMFSLFLLLAGCSSNEKDDSASKSQDEKAESKMDASISGNMVQEEAAEKEGVTDERKVIHQAQLELKVKNLEKAQMKIENKVAEYGGYVVESNVFREDEELVEGTITVRVPEAHFQDFLADSEGEASEVVGRNVTGQDVTEQYVDLKARLKSKRAVEERLLAFMKDAEKTEDLLKISSDLAVVQEEIEQLTGQMKYLENQTSYSTVTITLSQDQIVVPGIDNKELNTWERTKKQLATSANLLLKAGSGIIVFIIGNLPILIILGGAGAMIHWVIKRRGKR; via the coding sequence ATGAACCGTAAAACAATGATGTTTATGTTCAGTTTGTTCCTTTTACTTGCTGGATGCAGCAGTAATGAAAAAGATGATTCAGCATCGAAATCACAGGATGAAAAGGCGGAAAGTAAAATGGACGCTTCAATTTCCGGGAATATGGTGCAGGAAGAAGCGGCGGAAAAGGAAGGGGTGACGGATGAAAGAAAGGTCATCCATCAAGCCCAGCTTGAGTTGAAGGTGAAGAACCTCGAAAAGGCACAAATGAAGATTGAGAATAAGGTGGCTGAATATGGCGGATATGTTGTCGAGTCCAATGTATTCAGGGAAGATGAAGAACTGGTGGAAGGAACGATCACTGTTCGGGTCCCTGAAGCCCATTTTCAGGATTTTCTAGCCGATAGCGAGGGCGAGGCTTCAGAAGTGGTCGGAAGGAATGTGACAGGGCAGGATGTAACGGAACAATATGTAGATTTAAAAGCAAGATTGAAGTCAAAGAGAGCAGTAGAGGAAAGGTTGCTTGCATTCATGAAGGATGCTGAGAAGACGGAAGATTTGCTGAAAATATCATCCGATCTTGCCGTGGTGCAAGAAGAAATAGAGCAGCTGACCGGGCAAATGAAGTATCTTGAGAACCAGACCTCTTATTCGACGGTTACCATCACGTTATCACAGGACCAGATAGTTGTGCCGGGCATTGATAATAAGGAATTGAATACATGGGAAAGAACGAAGAAACAACTTGCAACAAGTGCGAATCTATTACTTAAAGCGGGTTCAGGAATCATTGTTTTTATAATAGGAAACTTGCCTATCCTCATTATTTTAGGCGGAGCTGGTGCGATGATCCATTGGGTGATCAAAAGAAGGGGTAAAAGGTGA
- a CDS encoding endonuclease, protein MFTKHEPRFALTILLVLAFFIPTFFTPSLAAAGDGSLSSPYSVSQAIANQDSTVKTVSGYVTGQPTSANTVVTSGYANDYAIALADSSSETNNAKMVYVQIPSSFRSEFGLKTNPSLKGKKITVTGTLSAYFTHPGLKDVSAMFSGNDSPEPETPGVGSYYDSASGKSGLALKNALHQIIDDHSEISYSNVWDALRKTDEDPNNTNNVILLYTGRSQGKTMNGSGVNDWNREHVWAKSHGDFGTTLGPGTDLHHLRPTDVSVNSTRNNLDFDNGGSEHSEAIGNYYDSDSWEPRDSFKGDVARMLFYMAVRYEGDAGEVDLELNNQVNNGTAPYHGKLTVLLEWNEQDPVDAFERNRNEIIYNEYQHNRNPFIDHPEWASAIWQ, encoded by the coding sequence ATGTTCACAAAACATGAACCAAGATTCGCCCTGACCATTTTACTCGTGCTTGCTTTCTTTATTCCCACTTTTTTCACCCCATCATTAGCCGCGGCTGGAGATGGCAGCTTGTCATCTCCTTACTCCGTTTCCCAAGCCATTGCGAATCAAGACAGCACGGTTAAAACGGTCAGTGGCTATGTGACGGGACAGCCCACTTCAGCCAATACCGTCGTCACGAGCGGCTATGCGAATGATTATGCCATAGCATTGGCGGACAGCTCATCGGAAACAAACAATGCCAAAATGGTATATGTTCAGATTCCATCCTCCTTCCGCTCTGAATTTGGCTTAAAAACAAATCCTTCTTTAAAAGGAAAAAAAATCACCGTAACTGGCACACTGAGTGCATATTTCACCCATCCAGGCTTAAAAGATGTTTCTGCCATGTTTTCAGGGAATGATTCACCAGAACCGGAGACACCAGGTGTTGGCTCATACTATGATTCAGCCAGCGGAAAATCAGGGTTGGCGCTAAAAAATGCACTCCATCAAATCATTGATGACCATTCGGAAATATCGTATTCAAATGTATGGGACGCTTTACGGAAAACCGATGAGGACCCGAATAACACGAATAATGTCATTCTTCTTTATACAGGGCGTTCCCAAGGAAAAACGATGAACGGATCCGGCGTTAATGATTGGAATCGCGAGCATGTATGGGCAAAATCACATGGTGATTTTGGTACCACTTTAGGTCCCGGCACCGATCTGCACCATCTTCGGCCGACTGATGTCTCTGTCAACAGTACAAGAAACAACCTGGACTTTGATAATGGAGGTTCTGAACATTCCGAAGCGATAGGAAATTACTATGATTCGGATTCATGGGAACCTCGCGATAGTTTCAAAGGTGATGTCGCCCGGATGCTGTTTTATATGGCGGTTCGGTACGAGGGTGATGCAGGGGAAGTCGATTTAGAATTAAATAATCAAGTGAACAATGGTACCGCCCCATATCATGGTAAATTGACTGTTTTACTGGAATGGAATGAACAGGATCCTGTAGATGCCTTCGAGCGTAACCGGAATGAGATCATTTATAATGAATATCAGCATAATCGCAACCCTTTCATAGATCATCCTGAATGGGCCTCCGCCATCTGGCAATGA